The segment GAATTTAGTTCGTTTGCTGAGCTCGTCGCCGGCGATCACTCGGAGGAACCCGTATACTCGATCATCATCTACAAAAATCAACAATGGTTTCATGATTCAGAAAACAGTGGAGAACATCCTATCGCATCTCGAACATGATCTTTGTAGATTGACCCAACAGTACCTAGACTACCTAGCTTCTCCTCTTCTCTGCACAGTCTCATTTTGTGCAAAGTGATCGAAGCATCACCATCAGACTAACACTTGAAAATATATcgtaaacatgtaaaaataatatttcaataccATATGCATACACACAAATTTGGAATTTTGACACGTGAAGTGGCTATTTGAAGTACTCTCTTTTATACTTTTGTTTGGTAACATTGAAGTGCAGTTAGAgtagatatttatatatttttttaaacacacaaAAGTTgtccaaaagaaaaatatgagaATGGATACGCAAAtatgtttagaaatatataattttagtaAATTGTTTCTCATTCAAAGGCTCTGAATTTTCTTTTGCTAGATTAATTACGCTTTTTACGCACAGGTGCTTGTTgactggaccccccccccctcccccgaccGAATTTTACAGAAAAACCCAGGGAATTAACTCCcatatattaatgaaataatctttaaaaactgtTACAAAATATATCCAAGTGAATAAATCAGTAAAAACAAACTACCACAAACACTTTTATAAAACACCCACTTAAATTCCTCCTCTGCACGTTTTTctgtgcggggggggggggggggggtgctatgctcggttttaaacaaataaaactcgATTTTCTAAAATGAATGAACAAATAGATAAAACAGCAAGGATAccaaaataataatgtttttaatgtaGCGGGATCTGAACCAGTGACCATTTCATGCAGTTTAAAACTTCTATGCGATTTCACTTGCCAACTTCGaataatttacatacatgtcATTCAACACATAGATCTTCCGCACCACATGTATCAGATGTTCATAAAAAGCGTTTTGAGTCAGATATTAATCGTTATCACTGTCGAATAAGTTCTGTCATATAAAAGCATGAATAAGATCTACAGCTTTATACCTACCGGTGAAATTCGACGCGAAGTCTTCAAAACTAGACCCAGTAGAACCCAGGACAATGTGTGATCCATCATATTTCAAAACAGCCCTGTTAAAAATCGAATACGTTTTTACAAGAgataaatattcaaacaaagaATTGAAAAGAATGTCCACACCTCAGAGACTAATCACTTAGTCATAGCTAGGTTTATCGcgagttttcatttttttatttaatccaCGAGACAGGTAAATCGTTATTTACTGGgtggaaaggtaaaaatgtaaTGAAAGCCGCGGTACATTAATTATAACTTACCAATTAGTGTCGTTACTATCATTACGAACTTCTTCGTAAGCATCGCGGATTGTCTGTTTGTCTATGTTAGCCATCTTTACGTGTGGAAAGGAAAAAAGCCAGCTACACAGGTGGGCGTATTAACTTGTTTACCTGTATAAGAGAGCCATAAAAGGAAGTGAAAAGAGACGTGTAAATCTCAGGGACGATCTCAAAACAAGTTATAAACTTCTGAGAAAAAGTTACACgtacatgcaatatttttttcatgtgttatCCATACATTATATTGGAATATTATCGAAGAAcctgtgtacatgtacctttttaagAAAAGTAATTATATACAAGTATAGCCTTATGTCATCAACAATAATCTGCATGCATGTTAATGTAATGTACGAAGGCCTGCAACATATCCATCGTGAAAATGAGAGTATTTCTGGTAGTGGTAgactatagaaaaataaaaccgaACACACAGAAACCAGTAAATTATTTCTATACCATTATTATATTATCCATATCTATCAGGTGCACATTTTGAGTTTATAATGTCTCCCTATACTTTAGGGAGtcacttttaaaaagttctacttTAAGTATCAAAGGTACAATTTTATCGACTGATACATATTTGTTATTTAagaatttctgttttaaaatgttaatttaccAAAACATTGTCTActtattgatatgaaataattatttaaaacaactacATTGTATATAGATATAGTTGTCGGAGATAATAATTTCTCCCGAGGTTAAAGGTCACAATGGCTGCGCCCATAGAACAACATGGGAAAATGCATTGATCGTTTAAGTATATGTTAATGGTGATAGTTGATGCCAGAAACTAGTGACTTTTTCCATGAGACTTTTGATTTCCACTACAGTGTTAATTAGGAGGAAAATGAGTACTTTCGTCTCGGTAATTAATCCTTCCACGGGAAAGGTAGACTGGAAGCTCCAAGATGACCAGTATGATTACCATCAAGAAATCGCCAGGTAAGTGCAGTAGATTGTTAGAGAGGCCTTCCTGTGCGTGTTAAAGTTAGAGTGTTAGAGTTCACAGAGATAATGCTGTGTTGTTTGAATATTTGACATATATGTAAGATATCACTGAAGAGCAATACTTGTGGTCCTATAACAGTATAATAGTATGCTGCCATTGACTTCATGgtctattctcttttgagaagtggacaggcatagccgaCATCCacgtggatgtaggctatgcctgtccacttctcaaaagagaatattcaggatcatacaaatatttacaCGTGTCATGTCACTTCACATTCTTTCTTATGTGTCTTGTTTTAGGTCAGGATATGCAGACATGCTTCATGACACAGAGAGGGTATGTAGATATGGTAAATGTTTTGACAAAGAAATTTTGTattaaagtctgtcccaagataaaaatatgcataaatatcttgaaacAGACTATAAGTACGTAGCCAATGATTTGTCAGTTTCATCTGAATTCAGATGTCTCAAATTTGTTGAAAACTAGCTGCCTTAAAGTTTGATTGAAACTATTACACAAGAAAATGCATGTCTTTGAAGTTAAGgaaatttataaatcaaaatatctctctctctctctctctctctctctctctctctctctctctctctctctctcacacacacacacacacacacacacatcaaTTTTTCTAAACCTTATCTTTtaattatagaacaaaaaatattacaaagcCTTGGCAGAGGCAATCCAAATAAAGAGAGGGCTTGGAGAACCAGTCAATGTTCTTGATATAGGCACAGGTACCGGGCTACTGTCCATGATGGCCGCTAGGCTGGGAGCGGACACTGTCACAGCTTGTGAGGTATACTATTCACCCCCTCCTTTTATTCTGTGAATTTTGGAACAGCACTGTACAGCACAATTTGAATAAGTTCTTTATTGATACTAGAGATACAATCAACTATTTTCTAAGaattcataattaattttaGCTAATATTTAGTGTAAGACCTTGTTATTTAGGCTTTTGAACCCATGGCTAAATGTGCTAGAGAGATTATTCAGCAGAATGGTTTTGGAAACAAGATCAGATTAATTCCAAAGCGATCTACAGACATCACAGTTGGTAGAGGTAATATTATATCGTTTTATGATACATATGTTCTATTCTTAAAAACAagttttcatgtaaatatataaattcgAATGTACTGTTTTTctatattaatgtgcattattATGATATTCATCTGATTGAATGAAGTACAATAGAACTTAAGATGTTgactaatatttattttaaatggaaagttttgaattttagaTGGAGATATGCCAGAGAGAGCAAATATCTTGGTAACAGAAGTCTTTGATACTGAGCTCATTGGAGAAGGAGCGATCAATACATTTACTCACGCTCACAGGGAACTATTGCAGGTGATAGGAAGCTCTAGCtgttcatttttgttgttgattagttattttgaaatCGACATAGAATAGGACACAGAAAGATGTTTTTACTATGAAGAAAAGTGTACACAAATgctaaattttatttgaaaatgaaaacttatcATGACATATAACTGCTACTTTATGTGTATTGTAAGTGCATACATAATATGTACACTAATGAATAAAAGATAAATGTTGATATCTTATagataattaacatgattttgtttacagaaaaaCAGCATTGTTGTCCCATCAGCTGCTAACATGTATGTTCAAGTGGTCAGCTCAGATTTCATACGTCGATGGAGGGACATCAGACCCATAAAGCTACCTGGGGGTGGGGTCATTGACCCTCCTTCAGAAATGACCAGCTGTGGAGGGGCACCTGCTCTCCATGATCTACAACTCCATGAACTCCCACAATCCTTGTTCCAAGTTCTCTCCTCACCTCTCCTTATCTTCAGGTATGCAGTTACTGTATAAGTGATGAAAGTGTTTAACATTACCGATACATTTACTGGCCATTGTATTGCATTTTGTCCTGATTTGATTGATATTAgcctttttggaaaaaaattctttgctCAAGAAATATAGGTAGTTAAAGATTTGATTACCCCATACTGGACTAGAGATTTGATTTTGTCCTTGCATTTCCAGTTTACAAAGAGAAATTCTATTTCATGATAGGTTTGACTTTAGTGGAACTCATCCCCTGAAATTTGACAACCAGTCGTCAAAGACATTTGAAGCTCTACATGCTGGGCAGACAGACGGGATTTTCATGTGGTGGGACCTAGAAATGGATACGAAGAACAAGATCAACCTGAGCTGTGCCCCGGGGTGGGGTCACCCAAGGCCTGAAGAACTGCAGTGGCGCGACCATTGGATGCAGGCCATTTATTATCCCAACCAGCctctttcagtgcagaaaggtgaCAAGGTCAAGGTTATCAGCAGCCATGATGAATACAGTCTGTGGTTTAATGTGCAACCAACCAACAGGTATTGGACTCTTATTTGCCCACTACAATTCAGATTGACAGGCTACATtggcatttattttattatttcaaatgtgtaaaaatgaatattacgAATGATAACTGTTCACCAACTTAAATAGTTTTGTGTGTGAGAAATATGTACTATGTTTCCATAGGGTCAAATATAAGAAAGAATTCAAGGAAAATATTAAATGCCAATAAATGAGTGCTAAAAAGAATGCCatgaaatttcatttgcaaaaatttgtcttaaaataaagtttttccTTATGAAAGTTGGTCTACAATATATGTTTGATTAATCAAGATGCATGATTTCAATGTCTTTGATGCAGCGTTGATAGCAGTGATAACATGGGACCGGCCTGTAGCTGTGGGATGCATGTGTCCTACAGCAGGTCACAGATCGGAATGCTGAATGATCCTCACAGGCGCGACATTTATTACTCACTTTTAAAAGAGGTAAAGCTTGATGATATAGATAAAACCTTGATTACCAAGTACAATGTAGTCATGTGGTTGCTAGAAGTGCTTGATCATTCCATTATCTGCAAATCATGCCGATATTGTTTTtctgtgatatacatgtagatttattttggtggggtttttttgtttcagAAGGTTACCCCAAATTCTATTGTGTTAACTATATCAGATGGAAGTCTGCTTTCTCTGGTGGCTGCTAGACTTGGAGCAAAACAAGTGAGTTTACATGGATCATAgtataataaatcaaatgaatgagagaaagagagagagggagagtgTGTCACTATAGGGCTAATTTCCGGGTATATGATTTTTGTAGGTGTTTGCTTTGGAGACCAATAATTTCACCAGAAAAATACTGCAGCAGTTTATAAACCACAATGACCTTGGTGATAAGGTGACCATTTTAAGTAAGGAGCCTGAGGAAGTAACAGACGATGATCTACAGGGTTACAAGGTGACAATAAAaaaacacctacatgtatataaaagataaaataataacatgtaaattcaggggtcagtttttgtgaatgatCAGTTTTCAACAAGATCATGggaatatttttggaaaattacgTGGACGCATATCAAAGTactatacatttatttcataaattgttgaAGGAATACCCatgaaatccacaaaaattgagccccATGAATTCTAATGATCCCACAGCATGTGTTTCTGTATTGCTTATAGCACATAACATATTGCATTTGTACCGGTAATAACAATTATGTTCCGTAAAATCTTATTCAATTTAGGAAAAAGtgaagatattttaattacCTTCTTATATCTCTCTACCTCTAATGAATGTCTGAAAACCCTcattaattgaaaatttctacctgtatccataatccagtatgtatatctttattaaATTTACCTTACTGTTACATTGCCAAATACAATGCACATACTCATTGATAGCATGTCACACACAAAAATATTTAGCATTCAATATTTTTCCTGGGATCCCACAGATTGACCTAGTTGTTGGAGAGCCTTACTTCCAGTCAGCTGTGTTACCATGGCATCATGTTCATTTCTGGTATGCTGCCAGACAACTGTCTGGCTTTCTCAGCGAGACCGCAGAAGGGTTTCCACAGTTGCTGACCATTAAAGCAATGGCTGTCAATTTCCGGGACCTATGGAAGATAAGATCACCGGTGGGGATGTGTGAGGGTTTCAACATACAGCTGTTTGATCAACTGATTGAGGTTCATAAcctaaaattatattataaattaagCAACAATTGctatgttggttttttttgtaagtTTGTGGCTGTGTGAGATGTAGAGGTACATGTAAAGTGTTTGTTAATGTAAAATAGTCCACAAAGTAATTTACACTTgtattttaaccccccccccccccaaatctatCCATCTAATTACTGGTATTAACCTATGAAGTGAATATAACATACCAGCTACctatttctcaaaaaaaaacaaaaaacgatcCATATCTCCTATAGAAGtattatgatatcattttgattcCACCATTGTTTGCAGTTTAAAGTGTTTCTTTTGTCTAAAAAAATTTACTGATATTTCTTAATGTACTAGTAACTATTTGCTGTATTAAATTTAAGTATTGGTATTAAAGTAAAAGAGATATGTGTCACTAGGAAATGACAAATTTTAACTGTGAATGGTTTGTTTTGACCCAGAGCTCCTCCGAGATATCAGACAGCGAGGTAGAGCCCCAGCCCCTGTGGGAGTACCCCTGTACAGCCTGTACTGACCCGGTCACGGTCCAGTCGTTTGATTTCAGTGAGGCATCATGGGTAGACAACACGTCAAAGTTGTCCAACATCTCCATAACTCTGGACCCTTCGATGTAAGTTGATTTACCATTTTGAGGAGATTTTGGGCACATgactttcaaatataaaaccaaATGCAGCTGCTCCAATAACTTAAACACCGTCTGTGAATTTTAATGTTCTTGTTTTATACAATTCTGtgtatatagttttttaaaataaaagtatgctGTTAAGAAATTTGGGTGGTTCTCTAAATTTTAAGGGTGTTTAAGAGATTCTGCCATGCAGAAGTCTTAAACTTTTCAATGAGGGTGTAAGTAATCATGTCCAAGAATTAGAATCAACAGTAAtaataaaagtttgattttttttttcagagatgaAAAGTGTAATGGAGTTGTGTTATGGGCAGAGTACCAGTTCACGGACCAGTTAAAAGTTTCTTTGGGGCCACGGGAAAAAGTGATTGTAGGAGAGAAAGTGGAGTGGGACTTTTACAGTAAACAAGGCATCCATCTTCTGACAAACAAAGGAAAAGATTCTGTAGAGAATCTAAAGACAATTGACGTGTCTTTGACCTTTAAACCAACCACTGGCGATTTTGACTTTATATTCAAGActaaaacttcataaaaatttaccttgtatgtttttttttattcttaaatttcaGTGGTGCTTCAATATTTTCAagtttttggtacatgtattattgattttattggtGTACtttattcaaagagaaaagGCGTTCCTGATTGTTACATTACTTAATGCGAGTACATTTATGAACTATTTTGAGCAAAAATCGTGTTTTAATGGGTctttaatattcaaagaatgtcAATCTAATAATTGGGTTTTGTAATTCTCAACCTTCATTAAAATCAACTATCGGTACATGTATTGACACCTATGACAAGATTTGGTGCTGATTGTCATTCATGAATTTTATACAAGTATGCGTATCACTGGGACTGACCTTtgaagggacatggtcacgatattggtcaataattatatttccgtttttaatgtttacaatacttcagaaaggcatttttaatagtctaccaaaatttgagagtcattcgtcaTGTTATAAGCGAAATACAGAGCTCGCAAttctctgtcatgtaaacaaactttttgtTCACGTTTTGaaagttgaagtaaaaattccactTTTAGACCTAAATGAATGTGAttaatgacgggatatatttatttatgcttaaaacgaaTTGGAGGAGCGGGAGAAATCAACTcgaaaaagaacttttaccggtttattgaaccaatgtaaaccaaaaaaaaaaagcagggCATAATCCTTGTTTAGATGACAAAGAAttttgagctctgtatcttgcttataattctacgactGATACTCAAAATAtcgttgatcattagaaatgcatttcaaaagcaatgtaaacaatcaaaatagaaaaaatattgcttCTTTAATTGATCCTGGTTGGTCTTTTTTAGATAATACAACCAggattatatttttctgtttacataTGTTCTCCGAATTAACATTTAAACTCTGCATAAGAGCCTCTAGATCTTGACTTAGATGCTGAGTTAAGCTCTCAAGGAAAAATTTCAATGAACAGACAGGTCTGTTCACCAAACATTTtctaagaaaagaaaatgacaattttttattttcttccatTTAATCAATgacaagaaataaattaatacatttttggcACCTAGTATGATTGACAGctatcaataaatatttgaattcataGAGAATATAACAAAGATAGAGACACCATTACCGACAAAAAT is part of the Magallana gigas chromosome 3, xbMagGiga1.1, whole genome shotgun sequence genome and harbors:
- the LOC105344977 gene encoding coactosin-like protein; protein product: MANIDKQTIRDAYEEVRNDSNDTNWAVLKYDGSHIVLGSTGSSFEDFASNFTDDDRVYGFLRVIAGDELSKRTKFALIVWLGKNVSGIKRARMGTDKSSVKEVIRSYAVELMINEKSELNEDFIREAIVKAGGANYGTGTRD
- the LOC105345044 gene encoding protein arginine N-methyltransferase 7 isoform X2, encoding MSTFVSVINPSTGKVDWKLQDDQYDYHQEIARSGYADMLHDTERNKKYYKALAEAIQIKRGLGEPVNVLDIGTGTGLLSMMAARLGADTVTACEAFEPMAKCAREIIQQNGFGNKIRLIPKRSTDITVGRDGDMPERANILVTEVFDTELIGEGAINTFTHAHRELLQKNSIVVPSAANMYVQVVSSDFIRRWRDIRPIKLPGGGVIDPPSEMTSCGGAPALHDLQLHELPQSLFQVLSSPLLIFRFDFSGTHPLKFDNQSSKTFEALHAGQTDGIFMWWDLEMDTKNKINLSCAPGWGHPRPEELQWRDHWMQAIYYPNQPLSVQKGDKVKVISSHDEYSLWFNVQPTNSVDSSDNMGPACSCGMHVSYSRSQIGMLNDPHRRDIYYSLLKEKVTPNSIVLTISDGSLLSLVAARLGAKQVFALETNNFTRKILQQFINHNDLGDKVTILSKEPEEVTDDDLQGYKIDLVVGEPYFQSAVLPWHHVHFWYAARQLSGFLSETAEGFPQLLTIKAMAVNFRDLWKIRSPVGMCEGFNIQLFDQLIESSSEISDSEVEPQPLWEYPCTACTDPVTVQSFDFSEASWVDNTSKLSNISITLDPSIDEKCNGVVLWAEYQFTDQLKVSLGPREKVIVGEKVEWDFYSKQGIHLLTNKGKDSVENLKTIDVSLTFKPTTGDFDFIFKTKTS
- the LOC105345044 gene encoding protein arginine N-methyltransferase 7 isoform X1, which gives rise to MRLLISTTVLIRRKMSTFVSVINPSTGKVDWKLQDDQYDYHQEIARSGYADMLHDTERNKKYYKALAEAIQIKRGLGEPVNVLDIGTGTGLLSMMAARLGADTVTACEAFEPMAKCAREIIQQNGFGNKIRLIPKRSTDITVGRDGDMPERANILVTEVFDTELIGEGAINTFTHAHRELLQKNSIVVPSAANMYVQVVSSDFIRRWRDIRPIKLPGGGVIDPPSEMTSCGGAPALHDLQLHELPQSLFQVLSSPLLIFRFDFSGTHPLKFDNQSSKTFEALHAGQTDGIFMWWDLEMDTKNKINLSCAPGWGHPRPEELQWRDHWMQAIYYPNQPLSVQKGDKVKVISSHDEYSLWFNVQPTNSVDSSDNMGPACSCGMHVSYSRSQIGMLNDPHRRDIYYSLLKEKVTPNSIVLTISDGSLLSLVAARLGAKQVFALETNNFTRKILQQFINHNDLGDKVTILSKEPEEVTDDDLQGYKIDLVVGEPYFQSAVLPWHHVHFWYAARQLSGFLSETAEGFPQLLTIKAMAVNFRDLWKIRSPVGMCEGFNIQLFDQLIESSSEISDSEVEPQPLWEYPCTACTDPVTVQSFDFSEASWVDNTSKLSNISITLDPSIDEKCNGVVLWAEYQFTDQLKVSLGPREKVIVGEKVEWDFYSKQGIHLLTNKGKDSVENLKTIDVSLTFKPTTGDFDFIFKTKTS